Genomic DNA from bacterium:
GCACTCGATCCGGGCGCCTCTCCCAGGCGCGGCTGCTTTCATCGGTCATCGATCAGGGCGCCCTTCCCAGGCGCGGCGGGTCATTGATTTGGGCACCCCGCACGGGGTGCGTTGATGGACTTTTTGCGAGTCCATCAAGCTTCGCTTTACCGGATGCTCATGTAAAGCGAAGTTAAACATACACGCGAGTCGGCTTCACCGCAACCGGATCGCCCTGAGATTTAACTGTCCACTGTAAACTGTGAACTGTAAACTGCTCCTCGGACGATGAACCGTTTGAGGAACCTCCTTGACACCGGCACCGATTCCGGATATCAGGGGGACAGGGAGAAGTCAGGAGGCCCGGATTGAAGAACAAGATGCCGGATGAACTGAAAAGCGAGATCACAACATACCTGGCCGAGGTGAAGACGGACCTGGAAAACTACCTGGCCTGGGCCAACAGCGAGATCAGCATGGGCAGCGATACCAACCAGGCAGCCGAGGTGATCGAAGACGCCATCCACCGCCTGATGACCATCGCCTACTACCTGGCCACCTTCTTCGAGGACGCCGACCCGTCCCACATTCTGGCCGATCTGGCCTCGGAGGTGGCCGAGGAGCAGGGTACCGACCCCAACTTCCTTTCAGGCCGGTCAACTTTAGCTGATCCGCCGAACAGGACACGTCATTAGCTCTAGCCCGCATTATTCATGATGGTGATGAGATGTCAGCTAACTGTGTGGCAAATATGGATAAATGGGAATGGCACGATAAACATCATGAATTATGCGGGGTTGCCCGGACATAGTCACGAGAGGAGTTTTTCGTTCCGGCAAGGCGACTGTGGAGTGAGCGCGGAGGCATACTTTAGTATTCCGCACAAGCGAACGACACAGCAACGCAGCCGGAACGGAAAAGAACCTCGTGAATAGTCCAGGCTAGCTAATGACGTGAGTAGACGGTTTACAGTACACAGTTTACAGTTTCAATCTTTTCAGGAGGGCTGGCAGCCCTCCTTTTTATTACCATTGCTGGCTCTTTTAACTTTGCGCATCAGGCTGGAGAGCATCTTTTTCAGCTCGATAACATCCTCAACCATCGAAGACGCTTGCCCTTTTTCCAGGTATTTCAGGCTCTCTGCCAGCAGAATGTGGTTTTCAACCTCAAAAGCTGATCCAATTGCCATATGAAGGAAACGTAAGAAGTCCTTATTGGATCCCCTCCCGCATCCCTCAGCAATATTGGCCCCTATGGAAGAACTCGCGCCCCTGAGTTGAGCCGTCAGCCCAAACTGTTTACACCGAGGAAATGCCTTCGTAGTTTCATAAATCCTGGTTGTTATCTCCATGGCCCTGTCCCACACTTGCAGCTTTCTGAAATCCTGCATTACTTCCTCCCATCATTCAGTTCGCGTTCATCCATTACAGGATTTCATATATTCAAATCCCCTGCCAAAGTCAGTGTCGGGTGTTTTTTGAGTGTAACTGTGAACCGTAAACCGTGAACCGTAAACTCTTTCCCCTTTGACAACCCCCCATGCCTGTTGTAAACCTGTTTCACGGAGCTTTTCAAACACCCTGCACAGGATCTGAGCCCCTTGCCCAAGTACCGACTCTCCATCCCTGTTCTGGCCTTCACCGCCCTGCTCCTGGTTCTTTTTACAGGGCAAGCCCGGGCCGAAGCGTCCCTTTCTTCGGTCACCTCCTATACGTCCTGGGAAGAAGAGGACGGGACCGGCAACACCGCCGCGTCCCAGTACGTGCTCCTGTCGAACAGGGGAACCCTCGGCGGCTACAGGCTGGACGTGGAAGGTTACGGAAGGGTCACCGCTGTCGGGGAGGAGGTTGAACCCGGCGACGACAACCCCAACAGGCTCTACACCCTTGCCGCCACCCTGACAGGGGCTCAGGGACGCGGTTCAATGACCTTCGGCAGGCAATACATCCCGGCCCTCGCGGGCCCCCAGTTCCTGGACGGCCTCAACCTGACAGCCGATTTTGACAAGCTGTCTGTCAACGCCCGGTGGGGTTACACTGCCGACGTGACAGGTGATGCCGGCATTTCCAAAGCCGACGAAGTCCTGGGCGCGGGTCTGGACTACCGGCTCAAGACAGGCATGTACCTTTCCCTGGATTACGGCCGGACCATGGACGACGACAGCCTGCTTACCGAGTTTATCGCCACGGAGTGGGCATATTCCTGGTACCGCTTCACCAGGGCCTACGCCAGCTTTAACTGGGACCTGATGTCAAAAACCCTTCACGAGTCCCTGGTGGGAACCAGGCTGCACTTTTCAGACCGTTTTTCCGCTATCTTCGAACTGTCCCACAACGTCCAGAGCTTCGATTCCGATTCGATCTACAGCGTCTTTGCCATCAGCGCCGCCTACAGCAGGACCTTTTCGTTGCTGTTCACGCCCTCCATGAACACCCGGTATCTCTGGGATTACACCGTTGAAAACTACCAGGAGGGAGGAGGAGGCCGGCGATACGAGGTCAGTGGACGGTGGACACCGGGAAGATCGAAGATCTCGGCATCCCTTCTTCAGCACCAGGGATCCGGTGGTGATCTGGTCGAGGTGAGCACCGGCCTTTCCACCCGCCTTGGCGACCGGTGGGACGTCGGGATCGGCTGGGATGTCAGCCGGTCCCAGAACAAGGGAGAAAACACTGTGGGCAGCAGCCTCGTCTACTGCGGTGGGCGTGTGAAGACCAGCGACTCGAGTTCCCTCGACCTGCGCATTGAGCGGACCGACGATGATCTCTTCCCGGAAAGCTTGTCAGGGAGGATCGCTTTTGAACTGGAGTTATGAGATGAACCGTACTTTTCCGATCCGCCACGCCGTCTCCATCACTCTTCTGGCCGTCCTCTGCCTGGTGCCGGCCGCTGCCGACGCCATGCGCTTTTCCCACACTATTCACGACAGGGAAGGGATCGGTCAGTGCGACCGGTGCCACCTGCCCAACGCCCTCAGCATCATCCCGGAGAGGGCTGGATGCCTCGACTGCCACGAAGCGGCCGATATCGAGGAAACCGTCCTGGGGCCAACCAGGAGCCACACGCCCTCCTGGGTCCGCCTTCACGGCCCCGAATCGCAATCCGCGGGCGCCCGGTGTTCGAGCTGCCACCAGCTCGCTTTCTGCGTCGACTGCCACAAGGGGGGCGAACTCGGAGCCGACCTGACAAAACGCAGCGTGCGCATGGAAACGGTCCCCGAGACCCACACATCCCGTTTCCGGATCGTCCATCCTTTGAAGGCCACCGGGGAGCAGGCCCAGCAGTGCTACAGCTGTCACACGCGCCAGGATTGCGTGGACTGCCATGAAAACACGGTCCGCAACCGGCTCAGAACTGATTCCCACCGGAGGAGCTGGTCCCAGATCGAAGCCGGCGCAGGCGGCCCCCTTCACCAGACCTTCTCCCTGAACCAGTGCCAGGATTGCCACCCTGGCGGGGCGGTCTCCGACGCGGACTGGAGCCGGGACCACGCCAGGGAGGCCCGCAGGTCCCTGGGCAGCTGCCAGGCATGCCATCCCGACGGGAACGAATGCATGGCCTGTCACTCCGCGAAGAGCGGCCTCATTGTCAGCCCCCACCCCGGGAACTGGAAGAGGATCCAGGGCAAGTTCAGGAGAGAGTCTCCGGAGGTCTGCGAC
This window encodes:
- a CDS encoding four helix bundle protein, giving the protein MQDFRKLQVWDRAMEITTRIYETTKAFPRCKQFGLTAQLRGASSSIGANIAEGCGRGSNKDFLRFLHMAIGSAFEVENHILLAESLKYLEKGQASSMVEDVIELKKMLSSLMRKVKRASNGNKKEGCQPS
- a CDS encoding cytochrome C; the encoded protein is MNRTFPIRHAVSITLLAVLCLVPAAADAMRFSHTIHDREGIGQCDRCHLPNALSIIPERAGCLDCHEAADIEETVLGPTRSHTPSWVRLHGPESQSAGARCSSCHQLAFCVDCHKGGELGADLTKRSVRMETVPETHTSRFRIVHPLKATGEQAQQCYSCHTRQDCVDCHENTVRNRLRTDSHRRSWSQIEAGAGGPLHQTFSLNQCQDCHPGGAVSDADWSRDHAREARRSLGSCQACHPDGNECMACHSAKSGLIVSPHPGNWKRIQGKFRRESPEVCDQCH